Below is a genomic region from Actinomadura sp. NAK00032.
TGGACTCGCTGTTCCCCACGTCCAAGATCTACTCGCCGCACGGGCAGACCTACGAGGCCGTCGACCGCAAACTCCTCCTCTCCTACAAGGAGGCCGAAAGCGGCCAGATGCTCCACGAGGGCATCAGCGAGGCCGGCTCGATGGCGTCCACCATCGCCGCGGGCACCGCGTACGCCACCCACGGCGAGCACATGATCCCCGTCTACATCTTCTACTCGATGTTCGGGTTCCAGCGGACCGGCGACCAGATGTGGGCGCTCGGCGACCAGATGGGCCGCGGGTTCCTGCTCGGCGCCACCGCCGGCCGCACCACCCTCACCGGTGAGGGCCTCCAGCACGCCGACGGCCACAGCCCGCTGCTCGCCGCGTCCAACCCGGCCTGCGTCCACTACGACCCGACGTGGGGCTTCGAACTCGGCCACATCGTGCGGGACGCCCTGCGCCGCATGTACGGGTCGTCCGACGAACACCCGGACGGCGAGGACGTCTTCTACTACCTCACCGTCTACAACGAGCCGTACCAGCAGCCCGCCGAGCCGGAGGACCTCGACGTCGACGGCCTCCTCAAGGGCCTGTACCGCTACCGGGCGGCAGAGTCGGGCAACGCCGAGGCCCCGCGCGCGAACATCCTGGCATCGGGCGTCGGCGGCCGCTGGGCGCTGGAGGCCCAGCGCCTCCTCGCCGAGGACTGGGGCGTCGCCGCGGACGTGTGGTCGGCCACCTCGTGGAACGAACTGGCCCGCGAGGCCCGCGCCTGCGACGAGTGGAACCTGCTCAACCCCGAGGCCGAGCAGCACGTCCCGTACGTCACCCGCACGCTCGACAACGTCGCCGGGCCGATCGTCGCGGTGTCGGACTTCACCCGCGCCGTACCCGACCAGATCGCCCCGTGGGTGCACGGCGACTTCACGTCCCTGGGCACCGACGGGTTCGGCTTCTCCGACACCCGCGCCGCCGCCCGCCGCTTCTTCCACGTGGACGCCGCGTCGATCGTCCTGGCGGTCCTGACGAGGCTGGCAAGGCACGGCGACATCAAGCCGGAGACCCTCCCCCAGGCCATCGCCCACTACCGCCTGAACGCCGAGGTGAGCGAAGTCTTCGCAGGCGGAGTAGGCAGCCGCGAAAGCAACACCGGCGGAGACGCGTGACTCCCAGGGGGCGACCCCTGGAACCCCCGTCACGGTCGGCGGACCGCGCGGCCTCCGGGCGCTGGGCCCTGGGCGCCCTCCGGCCGCACGGCCCGTGTGCGCGGGTTGATGTCCGACCAAGGACGGTGATCGCGGAGGTGTAGGCCGCCATGACCGGAAGGGCCCCGAGGGTTCACCTCGGGGCCCTTCGCGTTTCCCAGGTCAGCCGGCCGGGGGCGTGAAGACGCCGAACGTGTTGCCGGACGTGTCCTGCAGGTAGGCGAACTTGAGGCCGTTGGCCGTGGTCAGCGCGGGCATGGCGACCTTGCCGCCGTACTTCACCGTCCGCTCGCAGGCGGCCTCGACGTCCTCCACCAGGACCAGGAACATCGCGTGGTTGCGGGAGGCGTCCGGCTCATGCGAGATGCCGCCGCTCGGCGCGTCGGCGCCCGGGTACCTGACCAGGTCGTAGCCGTCGGCGTCCGGGTCGAGCGCGAACTGCCAGCCGAACATGTCGCCGTAGAAGCGGCGGGCCTCCTCCGGCGCGTCGGTGCCGACCTGGAACCACGTGACGGTGTTGAACGCGGGAACGCTCATCGATCTCCTCCTTCGAACGCTGCCACGAGCGTCCCGGAGCCTTGCGACAACCCCCTGTCGGTGTTTGCCGGCAGGATTCCGCACGGCGAACGGAACCGCGCCCACACGATGGTGCGGTAGCCGTCCGTCCGGAACCCCCAGGCCTCCGCCAGTGCGTCCACAATCTGGAGCCGGCGCCCGCCCTCGGCCACCCGCCGGGACTTCGCCGCGTTCGTCTCTCGCTGGGGGATCTCACCCGCCGGCTGATCTTGGTGTCCGGTGGGAGGCGTACACACCCACGGCCAGGCCCGGCTGCCTCGTGGGTGCGGGTTGAGGTTCGCGGCCCGAGCGTGGCTGCCTGTGCAGGTTCAAAGTCGCG
It encodes:
- a CDS encoding VOC family protein, with amino-acid sequence MSVPAFNTVTWFQVGTDAPEEARRFYGDMFGWQFALDPDADGYDLVRYPGADAPSGGISHEPDASRNHAMFLVLVEDVEAACERTVKYGGKVAMPALTTANGLKFAYLQDTSGNTFGVFTPPAG